One genomic window of Clostridiales bacterium includes the following:
- a CDS encoding ABC transporter permease, producing the protein MLNDKALLNTVRISKEHKEFLKGIKRKNNAILITRLIILVAFFGLWEIAGTFKWIDPFLISQPSRMVKTLIVLYKEGSLFRHIGVTCLETVIGFVSGTLIGTLIAIIFWWSDFLCKVLDPYLVILNSLPKTALIPVLIFWIGNGQPAIIVTALLISVVVTIMSVLLGFQEVDDNKIKLLKTFGASRFQILSKVILPSSVPNIMSALKINVGLSWVGVIVGEFLVAKEGLGFLIVYGGQVAQLDMVMASILILAIAAYLMYIGVSYIEKHYMKWRQ; encoded by the coding sequence ATGTTAAATGATAAAGCCTTATTGAATACTGTCCGGATATCCAAAGAACATAAGGAATTTCTGAAAGGCATCAAGAGAAAAAACAATGCTATTTTAATTACAAGGCTTATCATACTTGTAGCCTTTTTCGGGCTCTGGGAAATAGCCGGAACATTTAAATGGATAGACCCATTTTTGATAAGCCAGCCTTCGAGAATGGTCAAGACTCTAATTGTACTTTATAAAGAGGGAAGCCTTTTCCGCCACATCGGGGTAACATGTTTGGAGACAGTTATCGGTTTTGTATCCGGTACGCTTATCGGCACGCTGATAGCTATAATTTTCTGGTGGTCGGATTTTTTATGCAAGGTACTGGATCCTTACTTAGTGATCCTCAACAGCTTGCCAAAAACAGCGTTGATACCGGTGCTTATATTCTGGATAGGCAACGGCCAGCCTGCTATAATCGTAACGGCCCTGTTGATATCAGTTGTAGTTACCATAATGAGCGTACTTCTTGGTTTTCAGGAAGTCGATGACAACAAGATAAAACTATTAAAGACATTTGGAGCATCGAGGTTTCAAATATTATCCAAGGTGATTCTTCCGTCCAGTGTTCCCAACATTATGTCTGCATTAAAAATCAATGTCGGGCTTTCCTGGGTTGGAGTTATCGTAGGAGAATTTTTAGTGGCCAAAGAGGGCCTAGGATTTTTGATAGTCTATGGAGGCCAGGTCGCACAGCTTGACATGGTAATGGCAAGTATTCTCATACTTGCAATAGCAGCATATCTCATGTATATTGGAGTATCCTATATAGAAAAACACTATATGAAATGGAGACAATAG
- a CDS encoding ABC transporter ATP-binding protein, whose translation MIYHTLDGETEAVKDFSLSVNENEFISIVGPSGCGKSTILSIISGLLKPSSGMIRLNGKQVTEPSSSIGYMFQKDNLFEWRNILQNVMLGLEIQHRDSREQKERLEKMLVKYDLGGFKNYYPHQLSGGMRQRVSLIRTLAVDPELLLLDEPFSALDYQTRLAIADEVYSILKQEGKTTILVTHDIAEAISMADRVVVLSQRPAYIKNIYDIKLSCPIRTPIKCREAPEFRYYFNSIWKELDVHVK comes from the coding sequence ATGATATATCATACCCTTGACGGTGAGACCGAGGCAGTTAAAGATTTTTCGCTCTCTGTCAATGAAAATGAATTTATAAGTATAGTAGGCCCAAGCGGGTGTGGTAAATCTACTATACTCTCTATAATTTCCGGCCTTTTAAAGCCATCTTCCGGTATGATACGCCTTAATGGGAAGCAGGTAACGGAACCATCCAGCAGTATCGGCTATATGTTTCAAAAAGACAATTTATTCGAATGGAGAAATATTCTTCAGAACGTGATGCTCGGCCTTGAAATACAGCACCGGGACAGCCGTGAGCAGAAAGAAAGGCTTGAAAAAATGCTTGTAAAGTACGATCTCGGAGGTTTTAAAAACTATTATCCCCATCAGCTTTCAGGTGGAATGAGACAAAGAGTTTCCCTTATAAGAACACTGGCAGTCGACCCTGAACTGCTGCTTTTGGATGAGCCTTTTTCAGCTCTGGATTATCAAACCAGATTGGCAATTGCGGATGAAGTATATTCCATCCTCAAACAGGAAGGAAAAACGACGATACTCGTAACGCATGATATCGCAGAGGCAATATCCATGGCGGACAGAGTCGTTGTGCTTTCTCAAAGGCCGGCGTATATAAAAAACATATATGACATAAAGCTTTCATGCCCCATAAGAACGCCGATAAAGTGCAGAGAAGCTCCCGAATTCAGGTATTACTTTAATTCTATATGGAAGGAGCTCGATGTTCATGTTAAATGA
- a CDS encoding ABC transporter substrate-binding protein, with translation MLKKIKAVVISTIIFSLIAALFAGCKSTNVDKKQSLVKIQLNEVARSIFYAPMYAAINEGFFKEQGLDIDLVTGQGADKTMQQVLSKNSDIGFCGSEQVLYLYNQGREDYAVIFAQLTKRDGSFFVSRDPDPNFTWDHVKGKNILGGRPGGVPEMSLEYVLKSNGISMSFNGEKPAKDVNIITNVAYAATASAFKGGTGDYVALFEPSGTILEQEGKGYIVSSIGKESGELPYTCFFATKSYIEKHPDIIQKFTNALYKGIVWVDSHSNDEVAKSIKSFFAGTDEKQISIVVKRYRDQDSWQKDLIVKKEVLERFENLIYEYDSRLMPKKPPYEKVVTDKFAKEAAKNK, from the coding sequence GTGTTAAAAAAAATAAAAGCAGTAGTTATATCTACCATTATTTTTTCACTCATTGCGGCATTATTTGCGGGATGCAAAAGTACAAATGTTGATAAAAAGCAGTCGCTTGTAAAAATACAGCTGAATGAAGTGGCAAGGTCCATATTTTATGCCCCGATGTACGCTGCAATAAACGAGGGCTTCTTTAAAGAGCAGGGCCTCGATATCGATCTTGTGACGGGACAGGGAGCGGACAAAACGATGCAGCAGGTACTTTCCAAAAATTCCGATATAGGCTTTTGCGGATCGGAACAGGTTTTATACCTCTACAACCAGGGCAGAGAGGATTATGCGGTAATTTTTGCGCAGCTTACAAAGAGGGACGGATCATTTTTCGTATCAAGAGATCCTGATCCGAACTTTACATGGGATCACGTAAAAGGTAAAAATATTCTTGGAGGGCGCCCCGGCGGAGTTCCCGAGATGTCCCTTGAATACGTATTGAAATCCAACGGCATTTCGATGTCTTTCAACGGCGAAAAGCCTGCAAAAGACGTAAACATTATAACGAATGTGGCATATGCTGCGACTGCATCGGCATTTAAAGGCGGAACCGGCGATTACGTCGCTCTGTTCGAGCCTTCAGGGACGATACTGGAACAGGAAGGCAAGGGGTATATCGTATCTTCAATCGGCAAGGAATCCGGTGAACTTCCTTATACCTGTTTCTTTGCGACAAAATCGTATATCGAAAAGCATCCGGACATAATACAAAAATTTACAAATGCATTATACAAGGGGATTGTTTGGGTGGATAGTCACTCAAATGATGAGGTTGCCAAATCTATCAAATCGTTCTTTGCAGGAACGGATGAAAAGCAGATATCCATCGTCGTAAAAAGATACAGGGATCAGGATTCATGGCAGAAGGATCTGATAGTTAAAAAAGAAGTGCTGGAAAGGTTTGAAAACCTGATCTATGAATATGATTCACGCTTGATGCCCAAAAAACCGCCATATGAAAAAGTAGTAACGGACAAATTTGCCAAAGAAGCGGCTAAAAATAAATAA